The Tachysurus fulvidraco isolate hzauxx_2018 chromosome 10, HZAU_PFXX_2.0, whole genome shotgun sequence genome segment TACTGTTGAATATTTGGACGCTGACATGCAATAAAGGTATCGTGCTTGTCTGGAGACAGAAACATACTGATCACGTTGGAGCAGAGTTTTGTCATCTGGAAGTTAAGTCGTGTCAACTGGACGTCTGTGTTGTAAGACAGAAAACCTTTCACTACTagcagcttcttcagtctgAGGAAAGTTGGCAGGATTCAGCAAATTTGCATCTTTCAGTTTCAAGGATCCTGCTGTCTCATGTGTTTGTCTCCAGTCCGGTAGATGGCGCCACTGAACAAAATAGCACCTTCCATCCATCTACATTAATTTCCATTCACAACCGCTAGCAGCACAGCGGCATTGTAGTGGAAGgtgtacagagagaaaagaaatcagGAGCAGTCTGTTATCCGTGTGTTTATCGACATGTCTAACGAGACCGAGCAGACTGTTGACGAGGCGACTACAGAGGAGCAGCAGGTCAGTCAGCACAATGTAGCTAATGTTAGCAATGTTAGCTCATGTTAGCTACACGTCTGCTAGCACACTGTTTCCCCACAATATGGATGTCATAAACGTCTCTGTAAATGATCATGACGTGTATTTTAACCTTGTCCTTAATCACTCATCTCTGTATGAACCTGCATTTAAGCTTTTCCGGGATCTGGTTGACTTGTTGACGCTTTATATTCTGTCACTTTTACTTTTCACACCTCAGTGTTAATGCTCCTCATGTTCTACAGGAGATGCAGGACAAAGTTGTGAGTCCTGAGAAGGCTGAAGAAGCAAAGCTGAAGGCTAGATATCCTCATCTGGGCACTAAACCAGGAGGCTCAGACCTTCTGAGGAAAAGACTTCAAAAAGGGGTATGTTTCTGTCTCCAGACAAGCATGAGGTGGAGAACCACATAATCATCACTGGGTGAATTTATTTTCGAAATTaatctgtgattttatttt includes the following:
- the arpp19b gene encoding cAMP-regulated phosphoprotein 19b, whose product is MSNETEQTVDEATTEEQQEMQDKVVSPEKAEEAKLKARYPHLGTKPGGSDLLRKRLQKGQKYFDSGDYNMAKAKMKNKQLPAATAEKAEITGDHIPTPQDLPQRKTSLVASKLAV